From a single Nakaseomyces glabratus chromosome F, complete sequence genomic region:
- the CAB5 gene encoding putative dephospho-CoA kinase (CAGL0F05555g~Ortholog(s) have role in coenzyme A biosynthetic process and CoA-synthesizing protein complex, cytosol, endoplasmic reticulum, lipid droplet, mitochondrion, nuclear envelope localization), producing the protein MLILGLTGGIACGKSTVSRRLKEHYKYPIIDADQIARDVVEPGQSAYNEIIQYFNDKITGLTDEDGKLNRAALGKWVFAHKDDLQVLNNITHPAIRKRIFKDILYYYVMGYKVCVLDVPLLFESHMDNICGVSVAVTSTMAHQLERLMVRNPELTNEDAQNRIKSQMSMAERVKRADYVIENDGTLSDLYGQLDNLILRIEPTTIRTLIEYFPPLGAVSATAVYLTKRWRAKNQVKSDV; encoded by the coding sequence ATGCTGATTTTGGGCTTAACAGGTGGTATAGCTTGCGGTAAGAGTACTGTATCTAGGAGACTCAAAGAGCACTACAAGTATCCGATAATCGATGCTGATCAGATAGCCAGAGATGTTGTAGAACCAGGTCAAAGTGCATACAATGAAATtattcaatatttcaatGATAAGATCACTGGGTTGactgatgaagatggtaAACTTAATCGAGCAGCACTCGGGAAATGGGTGTTTGCGCATAAGGATGACCTACAAGTTCTCAATAATATAACACATCCTGCAATCAGAAAACGTATATTTAAAGACATACTATACTACTACGTTATGGGATATAAAGTTTGTGTGCTTGATGTTCCGCTATTATTTGAATCCCACATGGATAACATATGCGGAGTAAGTGTTGCAGTGACCAGTACAATGGCCCATCAATTAGAAAGGCTAATGGTGAGAAATCCTGAACTTACCAATGAAGATGCTCAAAATAGGATCAAATCGCAAATGTCAATGGCAGAACGAGTTAAAAGGGCTGATTATGTGATCGAAAATGATGGTACATTGAGCGATCTTTATGGTCAGTTGGACAATTTAATATTGAGAATCGAGCCAACTACAATACGTACATTGATAGAATATTTCCCACCTTTAGGAGCAGTTAGCGCAACAGCTGTTTATCTAACTAAGAGATGGCGTGCAAAGAATCAAGTAAAATCAGATGtataa
- the NUP42 gene encoding FG-nucleoporin NUP42 (CAGL0F05599g~Ortholog(s) have nucleocytoplasmic transporter activity, structural constituent of nuclear pore activity): MSYTSRTPCKFFQQGNCRRGNSCKFGHFLANDNNRTTSNDDPYKSFISPTSIDKHKKQILDDMADAASYALTPLTSAYSLADPCAVNLIQARDISLEELRFKYLQAQKAGQLDQYTAEVQARNSDIQVCMQEVKSHPDIAVRFLQKCTQDIKELGHRTIQQDFIKFPVGSQNQASSLNKTGNFNNTTTGMFGVSGFSGTGPAAGAGTSSGLGNGLNMTSSAFGKPAFGNTATSSGGGFGSSSFGSSAFGAPAFGSGSTGSGFGSLTAGNQSNGASGASGTAFGKPAFGSVGQAAFGQTVQANTNQSPFGSISNTSGNSIPNSSPFGALGAGTNNVSNPFSGKQSTAFGSPAFGSTQNNASNTQNTATGSMFGAPAFGSSPFASSQNNGQTTSPFGSLKNQSSNNNNNSFGSQPNQNSIAGTSTTTFGSSPNNISNPFSSNNNKSTAFGNIGTGTNTANNAFGTATPGNNVSTNQQTPFGSSAFNNANTNTNKPAFGSSGSNAQSSPFGTTNSIQSNNSSGPFGNPSAVQGNSFDSPFANSATANQSIASSSQFSQNSNQNSGNFFQGSVEKEDQPPDISELAKGTVDTFKAAQFVLGQVPDIPPPMTLIN; encoded by the coding sequence ATGTCATATACGTCTAGAACACCGTGTAAATTCTTCCAGCAAGGGAATTGTAGGAGAGGTAACTCATGCAAGTTCGGCCATTTTCTAGCGAATGACAACAATAGAACTACCAGTAATGATGATCCATATAAATCATTCATCAGTCCAACCTCTATAGATAAACACAAGAAACAGATATTAGACGATATGGCTGACGCTGCCAGCTATGCACTTACACCGTTGACATCAGCCTACAGTCTTGCTGATCCATGCGCTGTCAACCTTATACAGGCAAGAGATATTTCCCTCGAAGAACTGAGATTCAAGTACCTACAAGCACAAAAAGCAGGTCAATTAGACCAATATACCGCAGAGGTCCAAGCTAGGAACTCTGATATACAGGTTTGTATGCAAGAGGTCAAGTCGCATCCTGATATCGCTGTACGGTTTCTTCAGAAATGTACTCAGGATATAAAAGAGCTTGGGCATCGCACAATACAACAGGACTTTATTAAATTCCCAGTTGGATCACAAAACCAGGCTTCTAGCTTGAATAAAACTGGTAATTTTAACAACACTACAACTGGAATGTTTGGCGTATCGGGGTTTTCTGGTACTGGTCCAGCAGCTGGTGCTGGCACTTCTTCAGGTCTGGGTAATGGCCTCAATATGACCAGCAGTGCTTTTGGCAAACCTGCATTTGGAAATACTGCTACAAGTAGTGGTGGAGGATTTGGTTCGTCGTCATTTGGTTCATCAGCTTTTGGTGCACCTGCATTTGGATCAGGCTCTACAGGATCAGGGTTTGGATCATTGACCGCAGGAAATCAAAGCAACGGGGCATCCGGAGCCTCGGGTACTGCATTTGGTAAGCCTGCATTTGGTAGTGTGGGACAAGCAGCATTTGGTCAAACAGTTCAGGCCAATACCAACCAATCACCTTTTGGAAGTATTTCCAATACTTCTGGGAATAGTATACCGAACTCATCACCATTCGGTGCTCTAGGTGCTGGAACAAATAATGTGAGTAATCCGTTTAGTGGAAAGCAGAGCACAGCATTCGGCTCACCAGCATTTGGATCAACTCAAAATAACGCAAGCAATACACAGAATACAGCAACAGGCTCAATGTTTGGTGCACCAGCATTTGGAAGCTCTCCATTTGCTTCATCACAAAATAACGGCCAAACTACATCCCCATTTGGCTCTTTGAAGAATCAGAGctctaataataataataactcATTTGGAAGCCAGCCCAATCAAAACTCTATCGCCGGAACTTCAACAACTACATTCGGTTCATCCCCAAATAATATATCCAATCCATTTAGcagtaataataataaaagtaCTGCTTTTGGAAATATCGGAACTGGTACAAATACAGCAAATAATGCTTTTGGAACAGCTACCCCTGGTAATAATGTTTCCACAAATCAACAGACTCCTTTTGGAAGTTCTGCATTTAACAACGCTAACACAAACACTAATAAACCGGCCTTTGGGTCTAGTGGTTCGAATGCTCAATCATCACCGTTTGGTACAACAAATTCAATACAATCTAATAATTCCAGCGGGCCATTTGGAAATCCTTCAGCTGTCCAAGGTAATTCGTTTGATTCACCATTTGCAAATTCAGCTACTGCCAATCAGAGTATAGCTTCAAGTTCTCAATTTTCTCAAAACTCAAATCAAAACTCTGGTAATTTCTTTCAAGGCTCTGTGGAGAAAGAGGATCAACCTCCTGATATTTCTGAATTAGCGAAGGGAACTGTGGATACATTTAAGGCTGCCCAGTTTGTGTTGGGACAGGTACCGGACATACCTCCTCCTATGACATTAATAAATTAA
- the RVB1 gene encoding RuvB family ATP-dependent DNA helicase pontin (CAGL0F05643g~Ortholog(s) have ATP-dependent 3'-5' DNA helicase activity, ATP-dependent 5'-3' DNA helicase activity, sequence-specific DNA binding activity), with the protein MVQITEVNESKAGTANRTAAHTHIKGLGLDDTGAARQVEGGFVGQVEAREACGVIVDLIKAKKMSGRAILLAGGPSTGKTALALAISQELGPKVPFCPLVGSELYSVEVKKTETLMENFRRAIGLRIKETKEVYEGEVTELTPEDAENPLGGYGKTISHVIVGLKSAKGTKTLRLDPTIYDSIQKEKVSIGDVIYIEANTGAVKRVGRSDAYATEFDLEAEEYVPLPKGEVHKKKEIVQDVTLHDLDIANARPQGGQDVISMMGQLMKPKKTEITEKLRFEVNKVVAKYVDQGVAELIPGVLFIDEANMLDIEIFTYLNKALESDIAPIVVLASNRGMTTVRGTEDVISPHGIPADLIDRLLIVRTLPYNKDEIRLIIERRSAVENLALEDGALDILADMATHTSLRYALQLLSPAGILSSTAGRQKITIDDINEAKMLFIDAKRSTKILENSDRYM; encoded by the coding sequence atggttCAAATTACTGAAGTTAATGAGTCCAAGGCGGGCACTGCCAACAGAACTGCTGCCCACACACATATCAAGGGTTTAGGTCTTGATGATACTGGTGCTGCACGTCAGGTTGAAGGTGGCTTTGTTGGTCAAGTTGAAGCCAGAGAAGCTTGCGGTGTGATAGTTGATCTTATCAAGGCGAAGAAGATGTCAGGGAGAGCTATTTTACTGGCCGGTGGGCCATCTACAGGTAAGACTGCTTTGGCCTTGGCCATTTCGCAAGAACTAGGCCCAAAGGTTCCTTTCTGTCCTTTGGTAGGTAGTGAACTATACTCTGTTGAAGTTAAGAAGACTGAAACATTGATGGAGAATTTTAGAAGAGCCATCGGCCTGAGAATAAAGGAAACCAAGGAAGTATACGAGGGTGAAGTTACTGAATTGACTCCAGAAGATGCAGAAAATCCATTAGGGGGATACGGAAAGACGATTTCCCACGTTATTGTTGGTTTGAAATCTGCGAAAGGTACAAAAACTCTGAGACTAGACCCAACCATTTATGACAGCATTCAAAAGGAAAAGGTAAGCATTGGTGATGTGATTTACATTGAAGCCAACACAGGAGCAGTAAAGCGTGTTGGTAGATCAGACGCTTACGCAACGGAATTTGATCTAGAAGCTGAAGAATACGTTCCATTACCAAAAGGTGAAGTTcataagaagaaggaaattGTCCAAGATGTTACATTACATGATTTAGATATTGCTAATGCCAGACCTCAAGGTGGGCAAGATGTGATATCGATGATGGGACAACTCatgaaaccaaaaaaaacagaaattACAGAAAAACTGAGATTCGAAGTGAATAAAGTTGTTGCTAAATATGTAGACCAAGGTGTTGCTGAACTAATACCAGGTGTTCTATTTATCGATGAAGCAAACATGCTTGATATTGAGATATTTACTTACTTAAACAAAGCTTTGGAGTCTGACATAGCTCCAATTGTGGTTTTAGCCTCTAACAGGGGTATGACAACAGTACGCGGTACAGAAGATGTAATTTCACCACATGGTATTCCTGCTGATCTAATCGATAGATTGTTGATAGTTCGTACTTTGCCTTACaataaagatgaaattaGACTAATTATTGAGAGAAGATCTGCTGTAGAAAACCTGGCGCTTGAGGATGGCGCTTTGGACATTTTAGCTGACATGGCCACTCATACTTCTCTTCGTTATGCATTGCAATTACTATCCCCAGCTGGTATTTTAAGTTCAACTGCAGGGCGCCAAAAGATCACGATTGATGACATAAATGAGGCAAAGATGTTATTTATAGATGCTAAGAGATCCACTAAAATCTTGGAAAATTCTGATAGATATATGTAA
- the MSS116 gene encoding ATP-dependent RNA helicase (CAGL0F05577g~Ortholog(s) have ATP-dependent RNA helicase activity, RNA strand annealing activity, mRNA binding activity and role in Group I intron splicing, Group II intron splicing, RNA folding, transcription elongation from mitochondrial promoter) encodes MLRHCSLGLVTTQISAIAPLRLVGSPLFCRSYQDFAGRDRRSSRSREDKPYNSRTRRFDDEGSSNYSSSRDDYRGQNTYGFRGKAPRKNFSSRDNYSSRDNFRSSNGFQERGYKNKFSKNTKSYSKGGNTSGSFIPEGKMAKMTHIGKSDSDIVVTLESLLEKNVISRDLYDSISRMGFEQLTPVQQKTIEPIITNSDSDIIARAKTGTGKTFAFLLPIFQHLLNTKIDSQNKVKSVIVAPTRDLALQIEDEVRKIHSKNRKLKAFECVSLVGGTNFDRSIRYIEKVSPSIVIGTPGRLIDVMEKFGNKFFKDVDFKVLDEADRLLEIGFKEDLSYINKMLNTLNTNSTEHIRTLLFSATLDHKVQSLSNDIMNKEECLYIDTIDENEPQAHEKIDQTLVVGETFADNLYAAIEHIREFGTKTPNYKSILFLPTVKFTKFMATILKRQVKLPIYEFHGQIDQKKRTRIVNEFKTMKKGLLVCTDVGARGMDFPNITEVLQIGLPSEIPNYIHRIGRTARSGKEGSSVTFISKEELPFFEILEDKHNVTIKNIRKFEAQPHVMADLSLRLHVSEDELQEIILSVISFYRACLKDYGINYKNMLPQIAHTYGTLLQNEDKRIPLAGNHILNRLGMDRDPIATKMFQIDEMPNQYNRRGPRSNYNRRRF; translated from the coding sequence ATGTTGAGACACTGTTCTTTGGGACTAGTTACCACACAAATATCGGCTATTGCGCCGTTACGATTAGTGGGATCGCCTCTATTTTGTAGGTCATATCAGGATTTTGCTGGTAGAGATAGAAGATCTTCACGTTCCAGGGAGGATAAGCCATATAATTCCCGTACTCGTCGGTTTGATGACGAAGGCTCTTCCAATTATTCCAGCTCGAGAGATGATTATCGAGGTCAGAACACCTATGGTTTCAGAGGAAAAGCTCCCAGAAAGAATTTTAGTTCGAGAGACAACTATAGCTCCAGAGACAACTTTAGATCAAGCAATggatttcaagaaagaggTTACAAGAATAAGTTTTCAAAGAACACCAAGAGCTATAGTAAAGGCGGTAACACATCTGGATCATTTATCCCAGAGGGTAAAATGGCCAAAATGACACACATCGGAAAGAGTGACAGTGATATTGTGGTAACCTTGGAATCTCTACTTGAAAAGAATGTTATTTCTAGAGATCTTTATGACAGTATTTCCAGAATGGGTTTTGAACAACTTACACCAGTTCAACAAAAGACTATTGAACCGATCATTACTAATAGTGATAGTGACATCATTGCTCGAGCCAAGACTGGTACTGGTAAGACATTTGCGTTCTTACTACCAATCTTTCAACATTTACTTAATACCAAGATCGACTCCCAAAATAAGGTAAAATCTGTAATTGTTGCTCCAACAAGGGATTTGGCATTGCaaattgaagatgaagttaGGAAAATTCATTCAAAGAATAGGAAATTAAAAGCTTTCGAATGTGTATCTTTGGTTGGTGGTACTAACTTTGACAGATCAATCAGATACATTGAAAAAGTTAGTCCAAGCATTGTTATTGGTACACCAGGTAGATTAATCGATGTGATGGAGAAATTTGGTAATAAGTTCTTCAAAGATGTCGATTTCAAAGTATTAGACGAGGCTGATAGACTGCTTGAAATAGGTTTTAAAGAGGACTTGTCATACATAAATAAGATGCTAAACACACTCAATACCAACTCAACAGAACATATCAGAACTCTCTTATTTTCGGCTACTCTGGATCATAAAGTTCAAAGTCTTTCTAATGACATTATGAACAAAGAGGAGTGCCTATATATTGATACtatagatgaaaatgaacCTCAAGCTCATGAAAAGATTGACCAAACCCTGGTTGTTGGTGAGACTTTTGCCGACAATTTATACGCTGCTATCGAACATATCAGGGAATTTGGAACTAAAACTCCTAATTACAAAAGTATCCTTTTCCTTCCAACAGTTAAATTTACCAAATTTATGGCTACTATTCTGAAGAGACAGGTAAAACTACCAATTTATGAATTCCACGGACAGATTGATCAGAAGAAACGTACTAGAATTGTCAATGAGTTCAAGACCATGAAAAAGGGATTACTTGTTTGTACTGATGTTGGGGCTCGTGGTATGGATTTCCCAAATATTACTGAAGTTCTACAAATTGGTTTACCTTCGGAGATTCCAAATTATATTCACAGAATTGGTAGAACAGCCCGTAGTGGAAAAGAGGGTTCTTCAGTAACGTTTATCTCTAAAGAAGAGcttccattttttgaaattctaGAAGACAAACATAACGTGACCATCAAGAACATTAGAAAATTCGAGGCTCAACCACATGTGATGGCAGACTTATCATTGAGATTGCATGTCAGTGAGGATGAATTGCAAGAAATTATATTGAGTGTTATATCATTCTACCGTGCTTGCCTAAAAGACTATGGTATCAATTACAAGAACATGCTTCCTCAAATTGCTCACACCTATGGTACACTACTACAAAATGAAGACAAAAGAATACCGCTTGCCGGCAACCATATCTTAAATAGATTGGGAATGGATAGAGATCCAATTGCCACAAAAATGTTTCAAATAGATGAAATGCCAAATCAATATAACAGAAGAGGCCCAAGATCTAATTacaacagaagaagattctAA
- the CBS2 gene encoding Cbs2p (CAGL0F05533g~Ortholog(s) have translation regulator activity and role in mitochondrial respiratory chain complex III biogenesis, positive regulation of mitochondrial translation): protein MSSVPRVYFAGSPLATLVGYGIARLPGQGKIPNVVMLMVDQLKLKRFMNHESQISLYRSSLMLDRLQLMAGYSVPRYANGDIAPFENLVIGGGDWRYTNSIMRKYESAIVPSTELLLLNPSLFTLGLVLEKKRNKEFKIWRERPKVTIGVANKAGVEIGNEEFDVRVNNNDIKIKYSHLPETLWANENDSIENSQNSINSLMNQINLHYPTATVGIQTEQVSFQEMFTNYCERELVDNTIEALCLLFDCSFIKELKDIKEAIHLTNLLVWEKLKILKSQFGFIEAFENSTIIFDDQRILGLIKDKINKSHEPSEFYENYQRFANKDILENVIYMSYLSHKLELKFSHVDLISRLIKGKVLAHKNRHLSTKLRS from the coding sequence ATGAGTAGTGTGCCGAGAGTGTACTTTGCAGGGTCACCGTTGGCCACACTCGTTGGGTATGGGATTGCGAGATTACCGGGGCAAGGTAAAATACCAAATGTTGTGATGTTGATGGTTGATCAATTAAAGTTGAAACGGTTCATGAATCATGAGTCTCAGATATCTTTATATCGTTCAAGTTTAATGCTTGATAGATTGCAACTGATGGCGGGCTATTCAGTGCCACGATACGCTAATGGAGATATAGCACCTTTCGAGAATTTAGTGATAGGTGGTGGGGATTGGAGGTATACCAACTCCATTATGAGAAAATATGAAAGTGCTATAGTACCGTCTACTGAATTGTTGCTACTGAATCCCTCGTTATTTACCCTTGGTTTAGTATTGGAGAAGAAACGCAATAAAGAATTCAAGATTTGGAGAGAGAGACCGAAGGTTACTATTGGAGTTGCAAACAAAGCTGGTGTTGAAATTGGAAATGAAGAATTCGATGTAAGagtaaataataatgatattaagataaaatattcaCATCTTCCAGAAACACTATGGGCCAATGAGAATGATTCGATTGAGAATAGTCAAAATTCAATTAACTCACTGATGAATCAGATTAATCTGCATTATCCAACTGCAACAGTAGGTATCCAAACCGAGCAGGTTTCTTTTCAGGAAATGTTTACTAATTATTGCGAGCGCGAGCTCGTAGATAATACAATAGAAGCACTTTGTTTGCTGTTTGATTGTTCTTTTATAAAAGAGTTGAAAGATATTAAGGAGGCTATTCATCTGACAAACCTACTAGTTTGGGAAAAGCTGAAAATTCTTAAGTCTCAATTTGGCTTCATTGAGGCGTTTGAAAATTCAACTATTATATTCGATGATCAACGTATACTAGGCCTAATAAAAGACAAGATTAATAAATCACATGAACCCAGTGAGTTTTATGAAAATTATCAAAGGTTTGCAAATAAAGACATTTTGGAAAATGTAATATACATGAGCTATTTGAGTCATAAACTGGAATTAAAATTTAGTCATGTTGATTTAATAAGTAGACTAATAAAGGGAAAGGTTTTGGCACACAAGAATAGGCACCTATCAACAAAACTCAGATCATAG
- the HST4 gene encoding NAD-dependent histone deacetylase HST4 (CAGL0F05621g~Ortholog(s) have NAD-dependent histone deacetylase activity), with the protein MVAISKDTKMLLTPPSSTKKPVVESNVGKVTPRRLFARGKSGRKPRLKSRPAPFTIFSIDDYLSGITSEKHSSDGAAEFLRYAFQYSKKIVAVVGAGISVAAGIPDFRSSEGLFETLKGDSVASGKELFDFNRVYSSDEMSKKFHSMIVDLHSLSQKSEPTKFHLLLDHLASQQRLVRLYTQNIDGLDTRLENLKTTVPLDKPIPTTIQLHGSVDYMECNLCAKIDCFNPEAFENEGEIIPLCPQCKEFDEVRKVAGIRSKGLGKLRPRVVLYNEVHPEGDLIGQVSNKDLKQKIDFLLIAGTSLKIPGVLQMCKKFIEKVVKNKGIVIYFNKEMPTQSLLKSLGHIDLIVLGDCQNISDLLSL; encoded by the coding sequence ATGGTAGCCATTTCAAAGGATACCAAAATGCTTCTGACTCCTCCGTCGTCGACAAAGAAGCCAGTGGTTGAATCAAATGTCGGTAAGGTTACTCCTAGAAGGCTGTTTGCGAGGGGTAAGAGTGGTAGGAAGCCTAGGCTTAAATCGAGGCCGGCTCCAtttacaatattttctATAGATGATTACCTGAGTGGTATAACATCCGAGAAGCatagcagtgatggtgcTGCTGAGTTTCTACGTTACGCATTTCAATACTCGAAGAAGATAGTGGCTGTTGTTGGGGCGGGTATTTCAGTAGCTGCAGGTATACCTGACTTCAGGTCTAGTGAGGGTTTGTTTGAAACTTTGAAAGGTGATTCTGTAGCATCAGGTAAGGAGCTTTTTGACTTCAATAGAGTTTATTCATCAGATGAAATGAgcaaaaaatttcattcGATGATAGTTGATTTGCATTCTTTATCGCAAAAATCGGAGCCAACAAAATTCCATCTCCTATTGGATCACTTAGCGTCACAACAACGACTTGTAAGACTTTACACACAGAATATAGATGGCCTCGATACAAGGCttgaaaatttgaagaCTACAGTACCTCTAGATAAACCAATACCGACTACCATCCAATTACATGGTAGTGTTGATTATATGGAATGTAATCTCTGCGCCAAAATAGATTGTTTTAACCCTGAGgcatttgaaaatgaaggAGAAATAATACCGTTATGCCCTCAATGCAAAGAATTCGACGAAGTACGGAAAGTTGCTGGAATCCGATCCAAAGGCCTTGGTAAATTAAGACCAAGGGTTGTGTTGTATAATGAAGTTCACCCGGAAGGCGATCTTATTGGTCAAGTTAGCAATAAAGAtctaaaacaaaaaattgattttcTACTCATTGCTGGTACTAGTTTAAAGATACCAGGAGTATTACAAATGTGTaagaaatttattgaaaaagtggtaaaaaacaaaggaattgttatttatttcaataagGAAATGCCAACCCAATCTCTCCTTAAATCTTTAGGCCATATTGATCTTATTGTATTAGGAGACTGCCAGAATATATCAGATTTACTATCGCTGTAG